Proteins encoded within one genomic window of Streptomyces kaniharaensis:
- the coaA gene encoding type I pantothenate kinase, translating into MDHVLTELCTRGAATPGPSPSPYVDLSRAEWSALRERTPLPLTAEEVERLRGLGTALDLDEVRDVYLPLSRLLNLYIHATHELRGALGTFLDTPDTERTRTPFIIGVAGSVAVGKSTTARLLQALLARWPEHPRVELVTTDGFLLPNAELRRRGLMARKGFPESYDRRALMRFVADVKAGRESVSAPVYSHLVYDIVPDERLTVERPDILIVEGLNVLQPALPGTDGRTRLAVADYFDFSIYVDARTDDIEHWYLDRFRKLRQTAFQDPNSYFRRFTEVPEEEAMEYGRQVWRTINKPNLLENVLPTRGRATLILQKGQDHKVRRALLRKL; encoded by the coding sequence ATGGACCATGTGCTGACCGAACTCTGTACGCGGGGCGCCGCCACGCCCGGTCCGTCGCCGTCCCCCTACGTGGACCTGAGCCGGGCCGAGTGGAGCGCGCTGCGCGAGCGTACGCCGCTGCCGCTGACCGCGGAGGAGGTGGAACGGCTGCGGGGCCTCGGCACCGCCCTCGACCTGGACGAGGTCCGCGACGTCTACCTGCCGCTGTCCCGGCTGCTCAACCTGTACATCCACGCCACGCACGAGCTGCGCGGCGCCCTGGGCACCTTCCTGGACACGCCGGACACCGAGCGCACCCGCACCCCGTTCATCATCGGCGTGGCCGGTTCGGTCGCGGTCGGCAAGTCCACCACCGCCCGTCTGCTCCAGGCCCTGCTGGCCCGCTGGCCCGAGCACCCGCGGGTGGAGCTGGTCACCACGGACGGCTTCCTGCTGCCCAACGCCGAGCTGCGCCGTCGCGGCCTGATGGCGCGCAAGGGCTTCCCCGAGTCGTACGACCGCCGGGCGCTGATGCGCTTCGTCGCCGACGTGAAGGCGGGCCGGGAGAGCGTCAGCGCCCCGGTGTACTCGCACCTGGTGTACGACATCGTGCCCGACGAGCGGCTCACCGTGGAGCGCCCGGACATCCTGATCGTCGAGGGCCTGAACGTGCTCCAGCCGGCCCTGCCCGGCACCGACGGCCGGACCCGCCTCGCGGTGGCCGACTACTTCGACTTCTCGATCTACGTCGACGCGCGCACCGACGACATCGAGCACTGGTACCTGGACCGCTTCCGCAAGCTGCGTCAGACCGCCTTCCAGGACCCGAACTCCTACTTCCGCCGCTTCACCGAGGTGCCGGAGGAGGAGGCGATGGAGTACGGCCGTCAGGTCTGGCGCACCATCAACAAGCCGAACCTGCTGGAGAACGTCCTGCCGACCCGTGGCCGGGCCACGCTGATCCTGCAGAAGGGCCAGGACCACAAGGTGCGCCGGGCACTGCTCCGCAAGCTCTGA
- a CDS encoding IS30 family transposase — translation MQQGYTNTEACRIVGIARRTGQKWRHGRGAEQRQKAAPPIRMVVPPSGVSRYLSEDERIHIADRLREKATVRAIAAELGRSPSTISREIRRNRTEGTRGQWHYRPHAAQARADARRPRPKARKITENPELHAAVQAMLDEQWSPEQICHALRRQFPDRPEMHVVHETVYQALYVQGRGELRRELAGALRSGRARRRPQRQANCRRSRFTDPMVMISERPAEAEDWAVPGHWEGDLILGKEHKSAIGTLVERSTRYVMLLHLPGDHTAETVRDALVATARTLPVQLKRSLTWDQGSEMARHAEFSLATDIPVYFCDPASPWQRGSNENTNGLLRQYFPKGTDLSVHTPEHLAAVADQLNRRPRKTLGWETPAERLAKLLAA, via the coding sequence ATGCAGCAGGGCTACACGAACACCGAGGCGTGCCGGATCGTCGGCATCGCCCGCCGGACCGGCCAGAAGTGGCGTCACGGCCGCGGAGCCGAGCAGCGGCAGAAGGCGGCACCACCGATTCGCATGGTGGTGCCGCCTTCCGGTGTCTCCCGGTATCTGAGCGAGGACGAGCGGATCCACATCGCCGACCGGCTGCGGGAGAAGGCCACCGTGCGGGCCATCGCCGCGGAGCTGGGCCGCAGTCCGTCCACCATCAGCCGGGAGATCCGCCGCAACCGCACCGAGGGCACTCGCGGGCAGTGGCACTACCGTCCGCACGCCGCCCAGGCCAGGGCGGACGCTCGCCGGCCCCGCCCCAAGGCCCGCAAGATCACCGAGAACCCCGAGCTGCACGCCGCCGTCCAGGCGATGCTGGACGAGCAGTGGAGCCCGGAGCAGATCTGCCACGCTCTACGTCGACAGTTCCCCGACCGGCCGGAGATGCACGTGGTCCACGAGACCGTCTACCAGGCGCTCTACGTCCAGGGCCGCGGCGAGCTGCGGCGCGAGCTCGCCGGTGCCCTGCGCTCAGGCCGGGCCCGCCGCAGGCCCCAGCGGCAGGCCAACTGCCGGCGTTCCCGCTTCACCGACCCGATGGTCATGATCAGCGAGCGCCCCGCCGAGGCCGAGGACTGGGCCGTCCCCGGCCACTGGGAGGGCGATCTGATCCTCGGCAAGGAGCACAAGTCCGCGATCGGCACCCTGGTCGAGCGTTCGACCCGCTACGTGATGCTGCTGCACCTGCCCGGCGACCACACCGCCGAGACCGTCCGCGACGCCCTAGTGGCCACCGCCCGGACACTCCCGGTCCAGCTGAAGCGGTCCCTGACCTGGGACCAGGGCAGCGAGATGGCCAGGCACGCGGAGTTCAGCCTGGCCACCGACATCCCGGTCTACTTCTGCGACCCGGCCAGTCCCTGGCAGCGCGGCTCCAACGAGAACACGAACGGCCTGCTGCGGCAGTACTTCCCCAAGGGCACCGACCTGTCGGTCCACACGCCCGAGCACCTGGCCGCCGTCGCCGACCAGCTCAACCGCCGCCCACGCAAAACGCTCGGCTGGGAAACCCCAGCCGAGCGTCTGGCTAAACTCCTCGCGGCCTAG
- the glmM gene encoding phosphoglucosamine mutase, translated as MGRLFGTDGVRGVANEGLTAELALGLSVAAAHVLGEAGAHDGHRPVAVVGRDPRASGEFLEAAVIAGLASAGVDVLRVGVLPTPAVAYLTGALGADFGVMLSASHNAMPDNGIKFLARGGHKLDDTIEDAIEAHYRTHTLGGENWNRPTGAAVGRVREYTEGFDRYVAHLIGVLPNRLDGIKVVIDGAHGAAAYVAPEAFARAGAEVVHTLGTEPTGLNINDGVGSTHLDRLRAAMTEHQADLGIALDGDADRCLAADADGNEVDGDQIIAILAVAMREAGTLRRNTAVATVMSNLGFKLAMEREGIDLVETAVGDRYVLEAMKEQGFALGGEQSGHVILLDHATTGDGTLTGLMLGARLAATKQPLADLATVMTRLPQLLINVKGVDKSRVKSCAELAAAVAEAEAELGSTGRVLLRPSGTEPLVRVMVEAADQVQAKAVAERLAEAVRTYLG; from the coding sequence GTGGGACGACTCTTCGGTACGGACGGCGTGCGCGGGGTGGCCAACGAGGGCCTGACGGCGGAGCTCGCGCTCGGCCTGTCGGTCGCGGCGGCCCACGTGCTCGGTGAGGCCGGCGCCCACGACGGCCACCGGCCGGTCGCGGTGGTCGGCCGGGACCCGCGCGCGTCGGGCGAGTTCCTGGAGGCCGCGGTCATCGCGGGCCTGGCCAGTGCCGGGGTCGACGTGCTCCGCGTCGGGGTGCTGCCCACCCCGGCCGTGGCCTACCTCACCGGGGCGCTCGGCGCCGACTTCGGCGTGATGCTCTCCGCCAGCCACAACGCGATGCCCGACAACGGCATCAAGTTCCTCGCCCGCGGCGGCCACAAGCTGGACGACACGATCGAGGACGCTATCGAGGCCCACTACCGGACCCACACGCTCGGCGGCGAGAACTGGAACCGTCCGACCGGTGCGGCCGTCGGCCGGGTGCGCGAGTACACCGAGGGCTTCGACCGTTACGTCGCCCACCTGATCGGCGTGCTGCCCAACCGTCTGGACGGCATCAAGGTGGTCATCGACGGCGCCCACGGCGCCGCCGCCTACGTCGCCCCCGAGGCCTTCGCCCGGGCCGGCGCCGAGGTCGTCCACACCCTGGGGACGGAGCCCACCGGCCTCAACATCAACGACGGGGTCGGCTCCACCCACCTGGACCGGCTGCGCGCCGCGATGACGGAGCACCAGGCCGACCTCGGCATCGCCCTCGACGGCGACGCCGACCGCTGCCTGGCCGCCGACGCCGACGGCAACGAGGTGGACGGCGACCAGATCATCGCCATCCTCGCCGTCGCCATGAGGGAGGCCGGCACCCTGCGCCGCAACACCGCGGTCGCCACCGTGATGTCCAACCTCGGCTTCAAGCTGGCGATGGAGCGCGAGGGCATCGACCTGGTGGAGACCGCCGTCGGCGACCGCTACGTGCTGGAGGCGATGAAGGAGCAGGGCTTCGCGCTGGGCGGCGAGCAGTCCGGCCACGTCATCCTGCTCGACCACGCCACCACCGGTGACGGCACCCTGACCGGCCTGATGCTGGGCGCCCGGCTAGCTGCCACCAAGCAGCCGCTGGCCGACCTGGCCACCGTGATGACCCGGCTGCCGCAGCTGCTGATCAATGTCAAGGGCGTCGACAAGAGCCGGGTGAAGAGCTGCGCCGAGCTGGCCGCGGCGGTCGCCGAGGCCGAGGCCGAGCTGGGCTCCACCGGCCGGGTGCTGCTGCGCCCGTCGGGCACCGAGCCGCTGGTGCGCGTCATGGTCGAGGCCGCGGACCAGGTCCAGGCGAAGGCCGTCGCCGAGCGGCTGGCCGAGGCCGTCCGGACGTACCTGGGCTGA